One window of the Pseudomonas sihuiensis genome contains the following:
- a CDS encoding transposase, protein MMGQLPGGQHRLFYSFNLEDHVPAQHLLRSIDQCLDLSDLRAYLADFYSPIGRPSIDPELMVRMLVVGYCYGIRSERRLCEEVHLNLAYRWFCRLGLEDEVPNHSTFSKNRHGRFRDSDLFRWLFNEVLRRCMATGLVKGEGFAVDASIIKADASRQRGVAGDEVDWNDPKLSSRAVREYLEALDEEALAETLPKKISLTDPLSRWTAAPGGPAFFAYSTNYLIDTEHGVIMDVEATPAHRTAEVDSTRTMVERVEAQFDLTPERLIGDTAYGTAPMLAWMVEEKDIEPHVPVWDKTERKDDSLSSNDFHWNQEANEYRCPAGKPLRSEWRAFTHKRSRVTKANTIIYRSSQTDCATCPLKAKCCPNTPSRKIVRSIHEAARDVARRIAKTPEYLVSRCERKKVEMLFAHLKRIMKLDRLRLRGLTGATDEFTLAATVQNLRRMAKLLPQGPPLTG, encoded by the coding sequence ATGATGGGACAGTTACCGGGAGGACAGCATCGCCTGTTCTACTCGTTCAACCTGGAAGATCACGTCCCAGCCCAGCATCTCCTGCGTAGCATCGATCAGTGCCTGGATCTCAGTGATCTGCGCGCCTACCTGGCGGATTTCTATAGCCCCATCGGGCGACCCTCGATTGACCCGGAATTAATGGTGCGCATGCTGGTCGTTGGCTACTGCTATGGCATCCGTTCCGAGCGGCGATTGTGCGAAGAGGTGCACCTGAACTTGGCCTATCGCTGGTTCTGCCGGTTGGGTCTGGAAGACGAAGTACCCAATCACTCCACCTTCTCAAAGAATCGCCATGGACGTTTCCGCGACAGCGATCTGTTCCGCTGGTTGTTCAATGAAGTGCTGCGCCGCTGCATGGCGACCGGACTGGTCAAAGGCGAAGGCTTCGCTGTGGACGCCAGCATCATCAAGGCCGACGCTAGCCGCCAACGTGGCGTGGCGGGTGATGAGGTCGATTGGAACGATCCAAAGCTCAGCAGCCGCGCAGTGCGCGAGTACCTCGAAGCCCTTGATGAAGAGGCGCTGGCAGAAACTCTTCCCAAGAAAATTTCGCTCACCGATCCTCTGTCCCGTTGGACAGCAGCGCCAGGTGGGCCGGCCTTTTTTGCCTACTCCACGAATTACCTGATCGACACTGAGCACGGTGTGATCATGGACGTGGAAGCTACCCCGGCGCACCGTACCGCCGAAGTCGATTCGACCAGGACGATGGTCGAACGTGTCGAAGCGCAGTTCGATCTCACACCGGAACGCCTTATCGGCGATACCGCTTATGGCACCGCCCCGATGCTGGCCTGGATGGTCGAAGAAAAGGACATCGAGCCGCATGTGCCGGTGTGGGACAAGACCGAGCGCAAGGACGACAGCCTCTCCAGTAACGACTTTCACTGGAATCAGGAAGCCAATGAATACCGCTGCCCAGCCGGTAAACCACTACGCAGTGAATGGCGCGCCTTCACCCATAAAAGATCGCGGGTGACCAAGGCCAACACCATCATTTATCGCTCCAGCCAAACCGACTGCGCCACCTGCCCGTTGAAAGCGAAATGCTGTCCCAACACGCCAAGTCGGAAGATCGTCCGCAGCATCCATGAGGCTGCCCGCGACGTGGCTCGACGCATCGCCAAGACACCGGAGTACCTCGTCTCTCGCTGCGAACGAAAGAAGGTGGAGATGCTTTTCGCCCACCTCAAACGGATCATGAAACTCGACCGTTTACGACTGCGTGGCCTGACAGGTGCCACTGACGAATTCACTTTGGCGGCGACGGTGCAGAACCTGCGACGCATGGCCAAGCTTTTGCCTCAAGGGCCACCATTAACGGGATAG
- a CDS encoding AI-2E family transporter → MQSPTFEQKAFILLLVLVTIAFFWILLPFYGAVFWAMVLAVVFAPLQERLLRRTGGRGNLAALLTLIICLLVAILPVIFITSAVVAEGTALYQKLESGELDTGAYVTSFIQMLPPSIQEQLDRVGMNNLEGLREQISNGAMAGSQYLATKVFAIGQGTFEFFIGFFVMLYLLFFLLRDGKDLVHRIRTAIPLADTTKRRLQIKFTRVVRATVKGNVVVAAVQGALGGFIFWALGIYSPLLWGVLMAFLSLLPAAGAGIIWAPVAIYLMLSGSLVQGIILTAFGVLVIGLVDNILRPILVGKDTRMPDYLILISTLGGLALLGLNGFVIGPLVAALFVASWNLFGAKKKVRLPQ, encoded by the coding sequence ATGCAGAGCCCGACCTTCGAACAGAAAGCCTTCATCCTCCTGCTCGTACTGGTGACCATCGCCTTCTTCTGGATACTGTTGCCGTTCTATGGCGCGGTGTTCTGGGCCATGGTCTTGGCCGTGGTGTTCGCACCGCTGCAGGAGCGCCTGCTGCGACGCACTGGTGGCCGAGGCAACCTGGCCGCCCTGCTGACGCTTATCATCTGCCTGCTGGTGGCGATTCTGCCGGTGATCTTCATCACCTCCGCCGTGGTGGCCGAAGGCACCGCCCTGTACCAGAAGCTCGAATCGGGCGAGCTGGATACCGGCGCCTACGTCACCAGCTTCATCCAGATGCTGCCGCCATCGATACAGGAACAGCTCGACCGTGTCGGCATGAACAACCTCGAAGGCCTACGCGAACAGATCTCCAACGGCGCCATGGCCGGCAGCCAATACCTGGCCACCAAGGTATTCGCCATCGGCCAGGGCACCTTCGAGTTCTTCATCGGCTTTTTCGTGATGCTGTACCTGCTGTTCTTCCTGCTGCGTGACGGCAAGGATCTGGTGCATAGAATCCGCACCGCCATCCCGCTGGCCGACACCACCAAACGGCGTTTGCAGATCAAGTTCACCCGCGTGGTGCGCGCCACGGTAAAAGGCAACGTGGTAGTCGCCGCCGTACAGGGCGCACTCGGTGGCTTCATCTTCTGGGCGCTGGGCATCTACAGCCCGCTGCTGTGGGGCGTGCTGATGGCCTTTCTGTCACTGCTACCGGCCGCCGGCGCCGGCATCATCTGGGCGCCTGTGGCCATTTACCTGATGCTCAGCGGCAGCCTGGTGCAAGGCATCATCCTCACCGCCTTCGGCGTGCTGGTGATCGGCCTGGTAGACAATATCCTGCGCCCCATCCTGGTCGGCAAGGACACCCGTATGCCCGACTACCTGATCCTCATCTCCACCCTCGGCGGCCTGGCCCTGCTGGGCCTCAACGGCTTCGTGATCGGCCCGCTGGTGGCGGCGCTGTTCGTAGCCAGCTGGAATCTGTTCGGGGCGAAGAAGAAGGTCAGGTTGCCGCAGTAA
- a CDS encoding class I SAM-dependent methyltransferase produces the protein MRDEEIKALFDQQAAGYDKQWAGMAPIREALYLLLDALFIDLPADARILCVGTGTGAEIAHLAERFPGWRFNALDPSGAMLKLCRQRAEHGGFAQRCDFHEGYLDTLAPEAAYDGATCFLVSQFLLEPAVRTAFFGQIAQRLKPGGLLASVDLAADIQSPDYEVLLPGWMTLMAAAGVDAQMLERARAAYARDVAVLPAQQVAGIIQAAGFDAPVQFFQAGLMHGWVSRRAADA, from the coding sequence ATGCGTGATGAGGAAATCAAGGCGCTGTTCGACCAGCAGGCGGCGGGCTACGACAAGCAATGGGCGGGAATGGCGCCGATTCGTGAGGCGCTGTATTTGCTGCTCGATGCGCTGTTCATCGACCTGCCGGCCGACGCGCGGATACTCTGCGTGGGCACCGGCACGGGGGCGGAAATCGCGCACCTGGCCGAGCGCTTTCCGGGCTGGCGCTTCAACGCGCTCGACCCGTCCGGGGCGATGCTCAAGCTGTGCCGTCAGCGAGCGGAGCACGGCGGCTTTGCCCAGCGCTGCGACTTTCACGAGGGCTATCTGGATACGCTGGCGCCTGAGGCGGCCTACGACGGCGCTACCTGTTTTCTGGTGTCGCAGTTTCTGCTCGAACCCGCGGTGCGTACCGCGTTCTTCGGCCAGATTGCGCAGCGCCTGAAACCCGGCGGGCTGCTGGCCAGTGTCGACCTGGCGGCGGATATCCAGTCGCCGGACTATGAGGTATTGCTGCCTGGCTGGATGACGCTGATGGCCGCGGCCGGGGTCGATGCGCAGATGCTGGAGCGCGCGCGGGCAGCCTACGCCCGAGATGTGGCGGTGCTACCGGCGCAGCAGGTGGCTGGCATCATCCAGGCTGCCGGTTTCGACGCGCCGGTGCAGTTCTTCCAGGCCGGGCTGATGCACGGCTGGGTAAGCCGGCGCGCAGCCGATGCTTGA
- a CDS encoding GFA family protein, with protein MDRLTGGCLCGQVRFETSSQPYRVGVCHCMDCRKHHGALFHTSAIFPQDAVKVEGETGQYAGRHFCPRCGSPVFARSGDEVEVNVGSLDEPNQFTPTYELWTIRREAWLPPLPFDRHYPRDRDSSARHE; from the coding sequence ATGGATCGACTCACCGGCGGCTGCCTCTGCGGCCAGGTGCGTTTCGAAACCAGCAGCCAGCCTTATCGGGTCGGCGTCTGCCACTGCATGGACTGCCGCAAGCACCACGGCGCCCTCTTTCACACCTCGGCAATCTTTCCGCAGGACGCGGTGAAGGTAGAGGGTGAAACCGGCCAGTACGCAGGCCGCCACTTCTGCCCGCGCTGCGGCTCGCCGGTGTTCGCGCGCTCGGGGGATGAAGTCGAGGTGAATGTGGGTTCGCTGGATGAACCGAACCAGTTCACCCCCACCTACGAACTCTGGACCATCCGCCGCGAAGCCTGGCTACCGCCCTTGCCCTTTGACCGCCACTACCCACGCGACCGCGACAGCAGCGCACGCCACGAGTAG
- a CDS encoding LysE family translocator yields MTEWIAVITITLLAVISPGADFALVSRNSLLLSRRAGVLTALGIGLGVLIHVGYTLLGVGLLLQQSTGLFNALKMAGAAYLIYLGVKMLLSKPDSATHSDAQKPAADGAALRTGLLTNALNPKTAVFIVSLFIQVVQPSTGLATQLGYGAFIAVAHVGWFAVVALCFSAGPVRDRLLAARRWIDRLFGGLLIGFGTLLALASQRP; encoded by the coding sequence ATGACCGAATGGATAGCTGTAATCACCATCACCCTACTTGCCGTCATCAGCCCCGGGGCGGATTTCGCCCTGGTCAGCCGCAACAGCCTGCTGCTCTCGCGCCGCGCCGGCGTGCTCACGGCGCTGGGCATCGGCTTGGGCGTACTGATCCACGTCGGCTACACCCTGCTCGGTGTCGGCCTGCTGTTGCAGCAGTCGACCGGGCTGTTCAACGCGCTCAAGATGGCGGGCGCGGCCTACCTGATCTATCTCGGCGTGAAAATGCTGCTGAGCAAACCCGACAGCGCAACGCACAGCGATGCGCAAAAGCCTGCAGCAGATGGCGCAGCCCTGCGCACCGGTCTGCTGACCAACGCGCTCAATCCCAAGACGGCGGTGTTCATCGTCAGCCTGTTCATACAGGTGGTGCAGCCGAGCACGGGCCTTGCGACGCAACTGGGCTACGGTGCCTTCATCGCCGTCGCGCATGTCGGCTGGTTCGCCGTGGTCGCGCTGTGCTTTTCCGCCGGCCCGGTGCGCGACAGGCTGCTGGCCGCCAGGCGCTGGATCGACCGCCTGTTCGGCGGTCTACTGATCGGTTTCGGCACGCTGCTGGCGCTGGCCAGTCAGCGCCCTTAA
- a CDS encoding LysR family transcriptional regulator: MSSDIDGELISQLADARLPSLLALRCFEAAARWENFSRAAQELHLTHGAVSRAVRLLEDDLGVALFERRSRRVYLNEAGRKLARAVGDGLGLMCQATRELRASARQTRPLVVSCEPTLLMRWLIPRWSTFQVRQPGQEIHLLAGGGPFTFEAGIDLAIRRDDFPRPAGYHAEALFIERVGPVCRADKVEQWFDAQGLRPDALPLHTRTRLNAWTEWANVAGSALPQGPAQTFEHFYFSLQAAVAGLGVAIGPWHLVRDDIDSGLLVAPLGFVEDGSRYCLFSPAAPEPENLHAELLAWLREMGR; encoded by the coding sequence ATGAGTTCTGACATTGATGGTGAGCTGATTTCACAGTTAGCGGATGCACGCCTGCCTTCGTTATTGGCGTTGCGCTGTTTCGAGGCAGCGGCGCGCTGGGAGAACTTCAGCCGCGCTGCCCAGGAGCTGCACCTGACCCATGGCGCAGTCAGCCGTGCGGTACGTCTGCTGGAGGATGACCTGGGGGTGGCGCTGTTCGAGCGGCGTAGCCGCCGTGTGTATCTCAACGAGGCCGGGCGCAAGCTGGCGCGTGCGGTGGGCGATGGGCTGGGGCTGATGTGCCAGGCCACGCGCGAGCTACGGGCCAGTGCCAGGCAGACGCGGCCATTAGTGGTGTCCTGCGAGCCGACGCTGTTGATGCGCTGGTTGATCCCGCGCTGGAGTACGTTTCAGGTGCGCCAGCCGGGGCAGGAGATTCATCTGCTGGCGGGCGGTGGGCCTTTCACCTTCGAGGCAGGCATCGACCTGGCCATCCGTCGCGATGACTTTCCCAGACCTGCCGGTTATCACGCCGAAGCGCTTTTCATCGAGCGGGTAGGGCCGGTTTGCCGAGCAGACAAGGTCGAGCAATGGTTTGATGCCCAGGGCCTGCGCCCGGATGCGTTGCCATTGCATACGCGCACGCGGCTGAATGCCTGGACGGAGTGGGCCAATGTCGCCGGCAGCGCGCTGCCGCAAGGGCCGGCGCAGACCTTCGAGCATTTCTATTTCAGCCTGCAGGCCGCGGTGGCAGGTCTGGGCGTGGCCATCGGACCCTGGCATCTGGTACGCGATGACATCGACAGTGGCTTGCTGGTTGCGCCGCTTGGCTTCGTCGAGGACGGCTCGCGCTACTGCTTGTTCTCACCCGCTGCGCCGGAGCCCGAAAACCTGCACGCCGAGTTGTTGGCCTGGCTGCGGGAGATGGGACGCTAG